The sequence CGTTGTGCTTTAGGAAGTGTTGTTCTGCCTACCAGAGGAAAATGGTTAAGTAAAATTGCTAGGATATGCTTGCcacaaaactaaaagaaaaagaaaccgtAGAAATGGAACCAATAGATACCGTTTCCTCTACTATTACACCTCTCATGCCACTTTGTTGGCAGATAAGTGGTGTATCTGAACCAACCCGTCCAGAGACTGCCACTACAAGTGGCAGGACCTTACTTGCAGTGTCCAATATAGCAGCTGTTGAAGACAATACAGATAGGTCAAAACAAAACTGACAAAAAGGTAGTATTATGTTTGTACCTAATTGGACAAAATTACAAGAacttcatttataaaaaaaaacagattgaCACACTACAATAAAGTTATAAATTCTTGTAGTATCTTAATGCTGGACTTCAATTACCACAACAACTCTCAAGTTTTGAACGCGTGCTACAAGAACAAATTGTGCTTCTCTGGAGAAAGTGGTGACACAGAAGTCTACTGCTTCATCACTGAATCTAGATGGACCTGAAATATTCTCCTAACACTTTATCTCATGCATCACTAGGATTGAATTAGCTCGAAGCATAAAAATTTCCCCAAAAGCCACGTACACGGTACATTAACCTCAATACAATAAATTAACAAAACCGCAGAGTAATAGAATTACTGCAGAATCCAGCTAATTAAGCACGTATTTAGCAGACAGCCAACAAAacatcaaaccaaaccaaaccctcgctcgctcgctcaccCAAATCCTTCGTGCTTCCGGCCCTCGCCACCGATCGCAGCACCTCCGCATCCCTGAGCAACAAATCCCCGGTCAGAACCATCAAAATCCCCCCAAAAAATCGCCCAAAAAAAATGCCGCCCTGCCAAAATCCCGCACctgccgctgctcctcccgAGGAGATACAGCGCCGCGGCGCTGAGGCAGCACCCGACTCCGCCCCATGGGATCAACATCTCGCAAGGAATCGCCAGGCGAGCACCGAATCCGGGGGGGGGGAGATcagtgaggaggaggacgacgaggagatgAAGCcgtgaaattttatttttattttcccccctttttcgcggcgagggaagaggaggaggcggcggggagggggaccGGGAGGCAAGCAAAGAACAGGATACGAGGAGTGCACCGGCCTCGGTgggggtgggccccacatgtcagtgaatACATTccctgacatgcgggccccgcaGGGATATGCCACGGCCCCTATTAGATACTGGCCCAGAAGCGCTTTCAGTAAGACTTGGCCCTAGGGCCTGTTTGAGGGAGCAGCTGGAGCTACAACAAAGCTTCCCAAACTATCCAGATTTCCATGTAGAGAATGTATATggagaatccagaaaataaactataatttAAAAGCCGAGACTTCTAGTTTTTCTAGTTTCTCGCTAGCTGTTTCTTAGAATTTAAGCTACCAAAATGGAGTATGACCTTAGTTAGTTTTGGTAGTCAGCCACAGTTTCTCTTATAATCGAAAACTTgcttaaatatttttcttaagaTTCTAAAAAACTATTGTTGtgaaattcataaaataaactaaaattgaAAAGTTAGAAGATTTTAAAAAACTACTGTATCTACTAATCGGTTGTTTCTCGTAATCTTAACCTTCGGCATAGGTAGGGCGAGCTCCTCTCGCTTACATGTGGGGCCTGGTCAACCTCGGTGGTTCGAACGCTgcaagtgggacccacctagGGTTTTAAGAGGAGGAGgttctcgtcgtcggcggcggcggcgggcaaagGTTAGCCATGGAGAAGGCGAAGCTCTCGTCGGCGCTCTTCGCCGGCACGCACTTCGACCGCAAGCGCTTCGCCGGCGACTTCGCCCGGTTCCGGCAAGGCCCGCCTGCCCCAGAcgtggcctccgccgccgcgccgttgccGGAGAAGAAGCGGAAGCGCCAGAGCAAGGCCAAGGCGAAGAAGAGCAAGAAGAGGCGCGCGGAAGGCGCCGACTCTGCTTCCGGTGAGTTCTTCTTCTCAAGAGGTTGTTGCTTTTTGGGAGTGTAATCTGACTCTGACTACTCTGCCGAGTGTTGTACGCTTTGCAGATGCTGTGGAAGGGTTCAATGTGTTCAAGGGATTGGCAGCAAAGAAGGATGAGGACGATTCGGAGAAGAAGGTCGAGACTGGTAAGAGTGAGGACTCGGAGGTTGTAAGGCGGAGGAAGGAAGTCGAGAGAGAAATCGAGGTAATGGCGTTTTGCAAATCCGTTGAGCTAGCTGTGTCTCTCTTTCGCAAAATTGTGCTTAtgtaaaatatttgaaaaaaatgtttatcaTCCAGCAACTATCTTGGATTAGAAATAATGGCAGAAATTAACATTTCGGTGTGTTCGGTTTGCATGTGTTGGATTGGTTTGCAGAGAGCGGCAATACTACGGAAGAAGTTTGATATTCACATTTCAGGACAAAATGTTCCAGCACCGCTAGAGAACTTTGAAGGACTGGTTTCAAGGTTAGTATCTGAATAATTCAAAGAGTTCAGACATACTAAATTCTTTATTATAGGTGCTGCTACATATTAACTTCAACACATCATGGTACCGTCTGAGGTGGATTTTAACCTACCTGATTTTGTGCACTAGGTATGGTTGCGACTCATATTTGGTTGGAAACTTGTCAAAACTTGGATTTCAAGAACCTACACCTATCCAAAGGCAGGCCATTCCAATTCTTCTATCCGTAAGTCATTTTGACTCTGTTTGGATATTTTTCCCCCTAGTGattgaaaattttagttttttaggGTCATATATCTGAAATTGCTTTGTTTCAGGGGAGAGAGTGCTTTGCCTGTGCACCTACAGGTTCTGGCAAGACTTTGGCTTTCTTGTTCCCAATCCTTATGAAAATCAAGGTATTTATCTTTGTGATATTGTTTTATGCTGTTTGTATGTGTTGTACTTGTACATTCTTTTTAAGCCATGTTGTTATAGCCAGGATCTAAAGAGGGTGTTAAAGCTGTGATTCTTTGCCCAACAAGGGAATTGGCAGCACAAACCACAAGAGAGTGCAAGAAGTTAGCAAAAGGAAGAAAGTTTTATATTAAACTAATGACAAAAGATCTATCAAAATCTGGGAATTTCAAGGATATGCATTGTGACATCCTGGTCTCCACCCCACTTCGTCTGGACCACGCTGTACAAAAAAGAGACCTTGATTTAAGTAGGTCTGTGATCATACCTTCATTATTTTGATTTGCACACTACTACCTGTTAGAAGCTAAACTTGATACATTATGAACTCTGTCTAATGGTTTATCATGAGTTTCAACCTTGGAATCCCGATTTCTAACATTTTTGTTGGAAAGCGAATGCATGCATACCAATCCGGATAATAATGGTATTTAGTAATGAAGTGATGGTTTACCTGCTAGAAGCTACACTTGGTACATTATGACTCTGTCTAGTGGATTATCATGATTTTCAACCTTGGAATTCCATATTCTAACGTTTTTATTGGAAAGTGAATGCACGTATTTAGTCATGAATGTTAGCTTTTTAGTGGAAGGTAAAATTCCTTCACTATATTACCCTGAAAACAATCTTAAGTGTTTATTCATCTCAAAAAATACTATAGAGCCTGTGCCTTGTTAATTCCCACCAATTTACTTACGAAATGGAAATTTAATTAGATCAATTCAACCGTCCCTTAGTGGCATCACAACTATATGTCTGCATGCCATTTATAAAGGAATGACAGGTTGCAATTTTCgccattgtttttctttttattcgtGGGCACCCAGTTCGATTTAACAGTAACATATGCTGTCTTTCAGAGTGGAATACCTTGTCTTGGATGAATCTGATAAACTTTTTGAGCTTGGATTTGTTGAAGTGATTGATTCAGTTGTCAAAGCCTGCTCGAATCCTTCAATAATTCGATCTCTGTTTAGTGCCACATTGCCTGATTCAATAGAAACGCTTGCACGCACGATAATGCACGATGCTGTTCGAGTCATCGTGGGAAGAAAGTAAGTATTGCTTTCACAGTGTGTACTGCGAAAACTATTTTTTCAGGGTTATTTTTGTCATTAATTCTTGACATACAGGAATTCAGCCTCTTCACTGATTAAGCAAAAGTTGATTTTCGCTGGAACTGAGAAGGGGAAGTTGCTAGCTCTTCGCCAAAGCTTTGCAGAAGTAAGCCATGATCCTTCTCTGACGGTTTTCTCCTAGTTTCCATCTTGCTGTTTCCGAGAGCTGATTAAACAATTTCAACTGTAGTCTCTCAATCCTCCAGTATTGATCTTTGTTCAAAGCAAAGAGAGGGCAAAAGAACTTTACAAAGAACTGGCATTTGATGACGTAAGAGCTGATGTAATTCATGCGGACCTTGATGAGGAGCAGGTATCACTTAATATCATTATTAGTTGCTAATAAATGTTTgtggtagttttgttttcactgCTACACTTGGCTCAATTTCTATCTCCTCACTGAAGCGTCAAGATGCTGTTGACAACTTGAGAGCCGGAAAGACTTGGGTACTGATAGCTACCGAAGTCATTGCCCGGGGAATGGATTTCAAAGGTGTTAACTGCGTTATCAACTATGATTTTCCAGAGTCAGCTTCTGCCTATATTCACAGAATAGGTAAGTATCTGGCTTTGACAGGCTACACGCACCCGTCTGTGCATTTTTGTGAATGATGTCTTGTACATAAGCATCTGCGTGGAAGGCCTGAGTTCTGATGTGCATTTGATTGGTTGGATACTGATTATATGGTCCtcttttcaaatttatattattgttattttgCCTGTTAGGCTTGTTTAAATTTACATTCCAGTCTGATACTGTAGCCAGATATATCATATACCTCTATTGATCAGTTTAGTTCAGTTTCATgtatatgcaattttttttctcttatgaaAGACCTGGCATCATGTTTTTCTTCCGCCATCTCATGATTCATGAACTaactagggaaaaaaaaactcctttcTTGTTATATAGGACGATCTGGAAGAGCAGGTAGATCAGGGGAGGCCATCACATTCTTCACCGAGGAGGATAAGCCATTCTTGCGGAACATCGCAAATGTGCTGATATCTTCAGGCTGCGAGGTTCCTTCTTGGATAAAGGCATTGCCTAAACTCAAGCGCAAGAAGCACAGGGTGAACCGGGATCCCATCTCCACATTACCAGACGAAGATTGAGTTTCCCTGTAACGTTTCTAGATGAAGATTGAGTTTCCCTGTAACGTTTCTAGATGGCACCTTGGCTTCAGTTTTCCTGTTTGAATGCCAGAAACTGCTGCCTCTATTAGTTTTGTTGACTGAAGCCTGAGATGAGAATACACTTGCCTTTTGTTATTTACAGTTTTGACTGATCAATTGAATAGATTATTTCTGAATTTACAATTAGATTCATCGCATATCCCAACATACAACCAATCACAGGCATTTACCATTTTCAGTCTGTCCTGTGGTCATTTGTTAACTGTCTTGCAGAGCCTGCATGATCTCCATGGCATCATCTACAAGTGAGGCCAGAGTTGAGCTGTGCCTGCTCAGCCCAATGCTGCCAGAGAACATGTTGAAGCTCTCGAGCTCGGACGTCGACCTGACGACGCTCCTGAGCTCCTTCTCCAGCTCCATGCTCCTGAAGAAGGGGACGAGCTCGGCGTCGCCTCTCATCATGGCGATGGCGAGCTCGATGACGAACCTTCTCATCCTCGGAACCTTCACCCTGGGTGTCCTGTGCTCTTTCAGAATCTCCACTAGCCTCCTTGCAATGTCTGTATCTGGTACACCTGCCTTTCCAAAGATTTCCTTGTGAAATTCAGGTGTTGCAAGCCTTGTAATCTGTATTGCCAATCCTATAGACACCTCAAGCAAGCTGCTCTTCTCAACCATAATTGCTTTGAACACCTGTGAAATCATGTAGCAGACATCATTCATCAAATCATAGCAACGATGTCTACTGAAGAATGAAATAAGTGATCTTGTTCTAGAGTATCTATTCTATGCCCCTGAGTTTACTCTagttaaatgttttttttattggtttCTTTGATTTGTTTCAAAAGAACATCAACACAAGAATTCTCTCATGGTTGCAGTGACATGAGTAGCACTTCATGGTCCTAAGTTCAAGTCTCTATAGGAGCAAATTTCAgtttgggttatttgagggctaaattCCCTGTTTGATGGGTTAAGTTCCCAATTAAAAAGGCTATATATATCcgaactttttcttcaaactttcaacttttccatcacatcaaaactttcctacacacataaacttccaactttttcatcacattgttctaatttcaaccaaacttccaataattaaaaaggctatatatatccgaactttttcttcaaactttcaacttttccatcacatcaaaactttcctacacacataaacttccaactttttcatcacattgttctaatttcaaccaaactttcaattttagcgtgaactaaacacagcctaggtaaaaattacccttctctaaaaaaaagaattctcatccttttttggttggtttttgaGAACTTTCTATTGGGACAGCTAAGTTCCCTATTAAAAAGGCTATATATATCCGGTTAGATGTAGAGGCTAGGTAAAAATTACCCTTGTAAAAAAAGAATTCTCTCATattttttggttggtttttgaGAACTTACTATTGGGACAGCTGCAGTGAGGCTGCTGAGCTGCAAGAAGTGGTCGCTCCTGCTGTACCTGCACAGGTTCAGTAGGATTCTGGATGACGTGATCTGCAGCCCGGGGTGGTGCAGCGTCATCACCAGCctctcgacgacggcggcttcCCGGAGTATCCGGTCGCAGTTGGCGGCGCTCTCGAGGGCGAGcagcgccaccacctcgccggcctgcagcctgatgtgCGCCGCCCCCTGCGCCGCGTAGGCGACCGCCGGAGCCGACTCCGGCGAGCCGGCGAACATGTCCAGCAGATGCGCGATCATGTCGCCCGTGCAGCCGATCTTCTCCTTGGCGTCGCCGTCGAtggcgaggtcggcgaggacgcCGATCGCCGTCAGCTGCATCTTGCcgtggcgctcgccgccgtgctggaGCACCTTGCGGATGTTGCCGAGGACGAACACGTTGTCGGAGATCTCCCTCCTGATCGCCTCGCCGGTGTGCCCCGGCGTGCTCGAGAGGTTCTTCACCACCTGCAGCGACCGGAGCACCGTCTTCGCCGGCAggctcccctcgccgccggcgccgatctGCAGCGCCGCCCTGCTCGTCCGGGTGAAGTGTATGATCCTGGAGAGGACGCCCCTTGTGCTCGAGATCTTCGCCGCGTTGCCGTGCTCGCGCGCCAGCTTCTTCATGATGTGGAGCCCCATCTCGTTCATGGcgagatcgccggcggcggcgtcggtggtgggGGTCTCGAGTAAGGTGGAGATGGACTCGATGGCGCCGGGGATGGTGGCGACGCGGATGAGGTTGCGGCGCTTGCCAGCGAGGCGGAGGAcgacctcggcggcgagcgACCTGACGCGGCGCTTGCTGGGGCTCTTCCAGCTCACCATCTCCACCAGCCGCTCGACGGTGGCCGCCGACGTGCCGATCTTGCGcaccgcccgcctcgccgagTCGCGGTTGGCGATGGAGCCCCGGAGGATGTGCGCGCCGATGAGCTGCTCGTCGCCGGAGTCCGATGAgaggagctcgacggcgaaGGAGACGAGGTCCATCCGCGTGGCGTCGAGGATGCCGCCCTCGACCGACCTCGAGAAGGCGCGGTAGAAGAACCGCTTGATCGGCAccacgccggcgtcgccgaggTCGCACTCGCCGCTCACCGCCTCGACCAGGCGCCGATAGCTGAGCACCCACTCCCAGTACGCGCGCTCCACCAGGAAGATCACCGCCTCCGACAGCGCGAGCACGTAGAACAGCATCAGCGCGTAGTACGCGTtcttgttgccgccgccgccattgtcgcCGGCGAAGCGGAGCGTGGCGAGGCGCAGCAGCGACAGCGCGAcgcacgccgacgccgagagGAGCTGGAGCCAGTAGAGGACGTAGCTCACGTTCCTCGCCTCGACGAGCCAGCCgccgagggggaggaggtggatgggcgaggccgccgccgccttgtgcggcggcggcgggtcgtcgtcgtcgtctccggcggcggcggcggcggcgtccgggagGTGCATCGGCTGCTCCTGCAGATCGAGCTCGTTGCTCCGGCTGAACACCCTCGTCCCCTcgacgaggaggatggcggTGACGAGCCAGAAGTCCCGGGcgtcgaggtcggcggcgaacCCGCCGAGGATGACCACCGTCGCCCACACGAAGCAGACGGCGCCGACGTGCGACGCGGCCTTCTCGAGCACCGCGACGTGGAGCGCGAACGCCGTCACCTTGCGCTCCGGCACcacgtcgtcgacgccgccgccgtcgtcggaggcggtggcggcgtgcatGGACGAGACCTGGTGCtccaccggccgccgctgcggctCGTACGACGACGCCGTCGAGTCGCCGGTGTGCGTTCTCCGGtgcctcgccgtcggcggcggcaacggcggcggctgcactaGTATTTGCATGGGAAtgtccacgccgccggcgccggcgccgccgccatgatcaGCCGTAGTGTCGATGGCCATTAGCCTTGTATTCCCGAGTGCGTGCACAAGTGCACTTGGGGTTTAATTTCCATGGTTTTTTGCATGGTGATGTTATAAGGTTGAAGCTGATTGGGCGGGAGGCTAATTTTTCATCTAAATTAATTTTGCTGGATCTTGTGTGAAAGCAATCAGAAGAGAAAGATGAAATGAGATTCGTGTGGCTTCAACGTGCAAGAAACAAAGTTTCATCAAGTTCAGATACACGCTCGAGTAGATTACAAGTTGTTTATTGCATTCCTGTGCAATGCAATGGAGCAAAAGCTGTGTTTACCTTGCCGGTTTTCAAGTTGTTTAACCTGCAGGTTACATCATCTTGTGTCATGTAATGTTGAGACTTGCTGAACTTCTCATGTTACAGTGCAGTAGCCAAGACATGTTTGATTTTGATTGTTGGAAGGATTATTGGTGAGAATTATCtataatcaaatatttattaataaaaataataaatagagCAAATAGTCCATAATCCATTTCAATAATCAGTAAATAAAATCTTTATAGACAACCTTTCACCGTTTCACGCAACAGTCATTTTCAGAGGTTTACATACCATTGCCAACTCTATAACTGCTTCTCGTACACTCAGATTGCATCTCAATCAACTTGTTTTTAATCTCCAAATTAAGAGGATCCTCTTCATTCAACCATTCTCTTAGACTAGATCACATAACATTTCTCggattttatatatacatgttacTTGATCATGGGTACGTCAAGCAATCCTATGTCTGAGTCAACAGGCAAAATGACTTCATTTGATAAATCCAGAAGCCAAAACAATCATCCGGGTTGCTTATCTGAACACTGCCGGGTAGCCGAAGACCTACGGGTTCAGGCTTTATACATGCAGAATTCAGTGTATTCTTTAAGCAGAAACCGTACCCGTAGCTTCAGGAATGGAAGAGTACATTTCGTGCCGCGCAACGAGGAAATCATTCTCCGGCCGTACGGTGTTCCACGCCCGgtaggccggcggcgccgccgcaaccAATGACCAATCACCAAATCCAACACCTCTGGAGTTTGGAGTTTACTCTGcatccaaacaaacaaattcAATTGAATTTCAGTGCATCGAATTCTACTGAGAAACCGGCAGCAATTACAATAAAAAGGTAACTCTTGTACTACACATCACTCCTCATGGTTCATGGACTTTGGCAATTTAGCACCACTTGACAATAAGTAATAACATGATGGTATATTTTACCTCTtccgtttgttttttttctgtaatGCGTACAACTCTTAGGTAGATAGAGAGGAAGATGCCATCAGCTGTGACATTTTCCTAGAAGATGAACATTGGCATGTCAGTCAAGAAAACTATGCTCCAGCTCTATCGGGAGAATAATACAAATAAAGGGAACTTCGCATGCGTAGTAATCGAAGTTGCTGCTGACTCATCATTGGATTAACCGGTGCTCTCGTGTCAGCTGTCTCCTGATTGCCTACAACCCTGCCCCTTCAGGAGGTATACTTTAGAAAGTGCATCAGTATTCTTCGTAGCATATACAGAATTCCAGATAGATACATCAAAGAACCTGAACTGATTCATGAGTATGTCCACACAAACAGAGAATGTACTGGTAGATGTAGCAGAGAGAGTTGCCCAACCTGAGGCGAGCTGGCATAGCGCGATGCCAGAAGAGCAGCTGAATTGCTTTGTTCGAGTTGTTGCCTCCGTTGAGAGGGTGGGCAACGCCCTCGGCACACTGGCGTTCACCTGGGCCACCGTTGTCCTCCTTGGAGGATACCCAACTAGTATCACCTGTGTGGACTTTGCGTATGCCACAGCATTGTTCTTCTTAGAAGCTGCAAGGTATGCATCAATGATCAGTCACATGTGATAATGTTAGTCACAAACCTGTGTACTCATGTTATCACTACACTTAGCATTCGTAAGACCATGATCAGATTATCTAGTACTTAGCAATTTATCAAGTCCAAAAGGATTGTTGTTCATTTGGTTGATATATCATCCTGTTTTTCTCGGTTTCCATGTGATGCACCGTGCATATTTTCAGGATGTTCTGCCCCAACAGATCAGAGTACCAACTTTTCTTCAGGACTCGCGGAGCTTTGAGACCTTTCTCATGGAATAGAGTGATTGTGGTGATATGTTTGAATAATGTTGGTTTATTCCTCCCAAGCACCAAAAGTAAAGAATTGTCGGTTTCCATATTGATGCTTGTTGCTGCCACCTTGCCTTTCCCAGGAGTTCACAAACTTAAAGGTGGTCCATTACGCAATGCTATATCACTATTGAGCCCCTTGGTTGTAATGGTGCTGTTGATCCCCTGTCTATGGTGCAAAGATACAACACCAGCACCAAAATGGCATTTGCTACTCCTAGCTAGGGCCTTTTACACACTGTTACTGGTCATGGTGTTGCTACTAACGATCAGCAAATTGCAGTTTCCAAGCATCGTCAGACTAGTTCATAGGCTTGTCATCCACAAATCATTATCCTGCCACCAAGtcattttgttttcttgcatGTACCTTGCAGCAGTGCCcttggtgttcttttctccatttTTGTTAGTAATGATAGTATTCGCTCTGTTGACAGCAATGTGTGGCAGTTTACAGATTCCAGCTGCAGTCATGCGCATTGTTATTGGATCGATCTGCCTTTTGCACCAAGATTATTATGGCAAAGGTGGCCATGCAAATAATTCTGACAAGACAAACCTCAAGCCAACACTTAATGTCTTCTATGGAATGGTGCTCGGTCAAGGGATACTATACATTGTGGCTCGCATAATGGAGTTTTTCTCATTCTTTCCTCGGAGATCATTGGCCCGTCGTGGTGGGTTCAGGGGTCAGCAGGGAGTCAAATCTGTTGATATGTACTACACACATGCATTTGAGAAATGTATGAACGCTAGCATCCTTGCTCCAAAGAAGTTGAACCTCACCAATTTTGCCATGGAATCCCTCGAATCAGACTCAAGGAAGAAGCAGCTCTGCGGGGTTCGAATTCTGTATAGCCTTGTGAACAGAGAGCCCTATGACAAACAAGTCCTGTCAAAAGTCACCAACTCCATGAAGACGGTCACCACACTGATCCAAATGCTGGGATGGACTAACCAAGAAGACAATCAAATTAGATTGCTTGCCGTGAAGATTACAGCTGAGCTTGCTAGAGGTCTCCAGATTGTCACAATCCCTGGTGCAATGAACTCCATATCATCACTTCTGGACAACCAGAACAAACAGCAGATACAGGAACTCATAATTCAGAAAGACAGTGGTGGTGAGGAGAATTGCTGGATACTCAAACTTTGGCATCAGATGACTAAAAAGTGGTCCATTCTAGAGGAGGAGCAGTGGACAGAAACTGATGTTTTCCCGGTACTTGGCCTTGTAACTCTTGAGAGGCTAGCTACATATGATATTGTCAACTGCATGGAGATCAGCAGATCAATGGACCTCATCCCAAAGATCACAGAGTTCACGAGTAACAACAGTGAGAGAATATGTGTCAATGAGACAAGTCAGAAAATACTGATTGATTTGTCATTGAAGGTGCTGAGAAGACTGGCAAGCATTGGTGGGGAAACTGGTATAACATTGAGGCACAAGATATCAGAAGATCCCTTCCTACTTGGCAACCTTGCTGAGATTTTGGAGGATAGCAAGAGCAGTCAGGAACTGAGGAAGTTGACAATAGATATCCTTATAAAACTTGCCATGGATGAGACTACAAAGAGAGAGATTGGGAGCATCCAGGTGATTGTTCAGATGTTGATGTTTGCATTCACTGCGCAAGATGATCTGCCAGGTGCATATTCTGACTGCTCGATGACAATGAAAGCAGGACAAGCATTGTCAATGCTAACACTAGAAAGTGCAGACAACTGCTCAGCTATCATGAAGGAACCTGCGCATAGATTCTTTAAGGATGTGGCAAGAATGCTAGTGCATGACAACAGGTACATACATGTTGCAGCAAATGTACTGCAAAACCTGTGCAAACACTCTAGAGTCGAGCTAGGAGATTCAGATTTGGTGGAACTTTCCAGTGTCCTACCAGAGGTGAGATCTCCACCTATGTATGATAATATTtggcatatttttttaaaaaaaaaacaatgagaaGCACAGGAGGGCTTTGGCCCCATTCTAAACTACAACTTTCTCGTCTTCCGTTAGCACGCTTCtcaaattgttaaacggtgtgtctTTTGTACAagatttctatataaaagtttcttaaataaattaaataaatccaATTTTCAAGCTTGCAATAATTAATACTTGACTAATCATGCGTTATTGACTTGTCTCGATTCGCATGCCGCAAAAAAAGGTTGTCCCAAACACAGCCTGTATTTATATTTTGTATGAAGAAGGGGCTGAGAAACCAAAATTTTAGCTTCTTATTTAGGATATCTGTTTTCGCCAGATATTTGATTCTAGAGTCTAACTTACATGATGCTGCGTTATACCGTCTACAGGTGTTGGGACAAGTAATGGATGCAGAGGGAAAAGAACTCGAGGTCCTTGTTGGCCTCAGTTCACAAATATGCAGGGTTAGTCCTAAAAGCTTTTCAAAAGCGCTAGAACAGGGTCAGAAGGAGGCAAGATTCGTGGAGAAGCTAATCAATGCACTAAATGCGAATATGAAACCCAATCCACAGTTTCCAGGAATCAGAAGTGTGATAGTTGAGCAGTGTATATACATGATGGAGCTGAGCTCTCGTTATGCAACATATTTCAGAAATCATGAATTGATGGAAGCATTAATAAGGGTGGAGAAGACACCATCAAGGGCTGAAAAATACAGGCTTTTCTTGGGCAACACAGGGCTCATTGAGCACAGAGTGAATCTGTCCTCTCTTGTGGAGAGGGCAAAACAGTTGATGGCCGTGCATTCAACTCAACAGCCTTGAGAATCCAATTAGATTTTCGATCATATTTACCACTAGCCTTTGGATCATCCTGGTCCACTAGGATATCTTTGTAATTCAAATTACTGATTGGCCCAGAAAACACTGGTGCTAAGCTCTGGCTAATAATTTATCTGTACAGTTTAAACTTGATCCTTTTCAAAAAAGGACTATAgagaaataaacaaaacaagTGCACATAAAGATTCTTAGgcgcaaaaaggaaaaaaaaaatcaaaattg is a genomic window of Oryza glaberrima chromosome 7, OglaRS2, whole genome shotgun sequence containing:
- the LOC127779323 gene encoding uncharacterized protein LOC127779323, whose translation is MAIDTTADHGGGAGAGGVDIPMQILVQPPPLPPPTARHRRTHTGDSTASSYEPQRRPVEHQVSSMHAATASDDGGGVDDVVPERKVTAFALHVAVLEKAASHVGAVCFVWATVVILGGFAADLDARDFWLVTAILLVEGTRVFSRSNELDLQEQPMHLPDAAAAAAGDDDDDPPPPHKAAAASPIHLLPLGGWLVEARNVSYVLYWLQLLSASACVALSLLRLATLRFAGDNGGGGNKNAYYALMLFYVLALSEAVIFLVERAYWEWVLSYRRLVEAVSGECDLGDAGVVPIKRFFYRAFSRSVEGGILDATRMDLVSFAVELLSSDSGDEQLIGAHILRGSIANRDSARRAVRKIGTSAATVERLVEMVSWKSPSKRRVRSLAAEVVLRLAGKRRNLIRVATIPGAIESISTLLETPTTDAAAGDLAMNEMGLHIMKKLAREHGNAAKISSTRGVLSRIIHFTRTSRAALQIGAGGEGSLPAKTVLRSLQVVKNLSSTPGHTGEAIRREISDNVFVLGNIRKVLQHGGERHGKMQLTAIGVLADLAIDGDAKEKIGCTGDMIAHLLDMFAGSPESAPAVAYAAQGAAHIRLQAGEVVALLALESAANCDRILREAAVVERLVMTLHHPGLQITSSRILLNLCRYSRSDHFLQLSSLTAAVPIVFKAIMVEKSSLLEVSIGLAIQITRLATPEFHKEIFGKAGVPDTDIARRLVEILKEHRTPRVKVPRMRRFVIELAIAMMRGDAELVPFFRSMELEKELRSVVRSTSELESFNMFSGSIGLSRHSSTLASLVDDAMEIMQALQDS
- the LOC127779324 gene encoding DEAD-box ATP-dependent RNA helicase 57 yields the protein MEKAKLSSALFAGTHFDRKRFAGDFARFRQGPPAPDVASAAAPLPEKKRKRQSKAKAKKSKKRRAEGADSASDAVEGFNVFKGLAAKKDEDDSEKKVETGKSEDSEVVRRRKEVEREIERAAILRKKFDIHISGQNVPAPLENFEGLVSRYGCDSYLVGNLSKLGFQEPTPIQRQAIPILLSGRECFACAPTGSGKTLAFLFPILMKIKPGSKEGVKAVILCPTRELAAQTTRECKKLAKGRKFYIKLMTKDLSKSGNFKDMHCDILVSTPLRLDHAVQKRDLDLSRVEYLVLDESDKLFELGFVEVIDSVVKACSNPSIIRSLFSATLPDSIETLARTIMHDAVRVIVGRKNSASSLIKQKLIFAGTEKGKLLALRQSFAESLNPPVLIFVQSKERAKELYKELAFDDVRADVIHADLDEEQRQDAVDNLRAGKTWVLIATEVIARGMDFKGVNCVINYDFPESASAYIHRIGRSGRAGRSGEAITFFTEEDKPFLRNIANVLISSGCEVPSWIKALPKLKRKKHRVNRDPISTLPDED